A single region of the Ruficoccus amylovorans genome encodes:
- a CDS encoding AAA family ATPase, protein MNTPLDEALAADIAAELKQLREAVAGVIFGQDRLIGHVTAAMLARGHILLEGLPGLGKTELVKTFSKALQIETSRIQFTPDLLPGDITGNPMLQEVGGQRKFVFEPGPVFTNLLLADEINRASPKTQSALLEAMQEKRVTVMGETHALPTPFLVFATQNPIELEGTYPLPEAQLDRFLFKLEVHHSDVDTLRRIISHRTIGEETTVAPVMDGARLTELSQRTQQVYLPEVVASYIARLVDATAPDHSEMAKDLRYGASPRAAIGLAAAARASALLEGRIHTSTEDVRAMAPAVLGHRIILSYQAKMQGKTPAALVQALLDEVSPEEKALPKSLTAAKIQ, encoded by the coding sequence ATGAATACGCCCCTGGACGAAGCCCTGGCCGCCGACATCGCCGCCGAACTTAAACAACTGCGCGAAGCGGTGGCCGGAGTGATCTTCGGACAGGACCGGCTCATCGGCCACGTCACCGCCGCCATGCTGGCCCGCGGCCACATTCTGCTGGAGGGCTTGCCCGGCCTCGGCAAAACCGAGCTGGTCAAGACCTTCTCCAAGGCCCTCCAGATCGAAACCAGCCGCATCCAGTTCACGCCCGACCTGCTACCCGGCGACATCACCGGCAACCCGATGCTTCAGGAGGTCGGCGGCCAGCGGAAGTTCGTCTTCGAGCCGGGCCCGGTCTTCACCAATCTGCTGCTAGCGGACGAAATCAACCGCGCCAGCCCCAAGACCCAGTCCGCCCTGCTCGAAGCCATGCAGGAGAAGCGCGTTACCGTGATGGGCGAGACCCACGCCCTGCCCACGCCGTTTCTGGTCTTCGCCACGCAGAACCCGATTGAGCTGGAGGGCACCTACCCCTTGCCCGAGGCACAGCTCGACCGCTTTCTTTTCAAGCTGGAGGTCCACCATAGCGATGTGGACACGCTCCGGCGCATCATCAGCCACCGCACCATCGGCGAGGAGACCACGGTCGCGCCCGTGATGGACGGGGCCCGGCTCACCGAGCTGAGCCAACGCACGCAGCAGGTTTACCTGCCTGAGGTGGTCGCCTCCTACATTGCACGGCTGGTGGATGCCACCGCGCCGGACCACTCGGAGATGGCGAAAGACCTGCGCTACGGGGCCAGCCCCCGGGCCGCTATCGGCTTGGCCGCCGCGGCCCGCGCCAGCGCCTTGCTGGAGGGGCGCATCCACACCAGCACGGAGGACGTCCGGGCTATGGCCCCGGCGGTGCTCGGCCACCGCATCATTCTCAGCTACCAGGCCAAGATGCAGGGCAAGACCCCCGCCGCGCTCGTGCAGGCGCTGCTGGATGAAGTTTCCCCGGAGGAGAAAGCCCTTCCCAAGTCGCTCACCGCCGCCAAGATCCAATGA
- a CDS encoding type II secretion system protein encodes MDSESKFSHRRGFSLIELLAIIAIIGVLSSVIIAVVHSTVSTAHSVECTSNLRQIGNAVSLYTADNGGYLPTWRTWTNGKGSWIWDNYAGTMNGDGTANGGILSGFAGYYSPGGSLTRTQFDTPGARHIFNCPANESTTSSKGYAANMKVMRDVSPGQPGIGGLPVVDIVYPGRVMMIADNALSNVRWFSTNSWEENIGFTRHKTGANVLFADLSVGSMKLEDVKEENLDPME; translated from the coding sequence ATGGACTCAGAATCTAAATTTTCCCATCGTCGCGGGTTTTCGCTCATCGAGCTGCTGGCTATCATCGCGATCATCGGTGTTCTCTCCAGCGTCATCATTGCGGTTGTCCACTCAACGGTCTCAACCGCCCATTCGGTAGAATGCACCAGTAATCTGCGTCAAATCGGCAACGCCGTCTCGCTATACACAGCAGACAATGGCGGGTACCTGCCCACGTGGCGGACCTGGACAAACGGCAAAGGCAGTTGGATTTGGGATAACTATGCCGGCACAATGAACGGCGACGGCACCGCAAATGGCGGAATCCTGTCAGGCTTTGCAGGCTATTACTCTCCAGGGGGCTCGCTGACGCGTACCCAATTCGATACTCCGGGCGCGCGCCATATCTTCAACTGCCCGGCGAATGAATCAACCACCTCCTCAAAGGGATATGCGGCCAACATGAAAGTGATGCGGGATGTGAGCCCCGGCCAGCCAGGGATCGGAGGATTGCCGGTTGTGGATATCGTGTACCCGGGGAGGGTTATGATGATTGCTGACAATGCTCTTAGTAACGTGCGCTGGTTTAGCACGAACTCCTGGGAGGAAAACATCGGCTTTACACGCCACAAGACGGGGGCGAATGTGCTTTTTGCGGACTTGAGCGTTGGCTCGATGAAGCTGGAAGACGTCAAAGAGGAAAACCTGGATCCGATGGAATAG
- a CDS encoding LacI family DNA-binding transcriptional regulator — MSAKIEDIAKEAGVSRATVSRVINGSDAVKAKTAEHVMKVMSQLGYSTTARRPGPRPKNIHPTRLRMGAVALITIGGTGELLQEPTMAMVVEHIRAECRKRQLNLLLDQVTGLGQIPLCVQTQQIDGAILMLSARIDYQREVIAELAALVPCVHLFSPGHPVATVDHASVNDVAIGALAFQELRQSNCASYVTISANHDMHEALLVRGRAFLDRVQNSSLPGHSLALKMSKGQSSRVWPQPTTELASLADLPEVLEKLHKQLPGPVGYFLTLENAAPRVHEALERQRLISDGHAKLVVAGTTPYFVRDLKPAPVLIDLCFPDLVRVALDRLVQRVLHFPEDRVTLLLSPMIAKN; from the coding sequence GTGAGTGCTAAAATTGAGGATATTGCCAAGGAAGCCGGGGTTTCCCGAGCGACTGTTTCACGCGTAATTAACGGCAGTGACGCCGTTAAGGCCAAGACGGCTGAGCATGTCATGAAGGTCATGTCCCAACTAGGGTACTCGACAACCGCCCGTCGCCCCGGCCCCCGCCCGAAGAACATCCATCCGACGCGCCTGCGCATGGGTGCGGTTGCCCTGATTACGATCGGCGGCACTGGGGAACTCCTGCAGGAGCCGACGATGGCCATGGTGGTCGAGCATATCCGCGCTGAGTGCCGTAAGCGCCAGTTAAATCTGCTACTGGACCAGGTGACCGGGCTCGGGCAAATCCCCCTGTGCGTGCAGACGCAGCAGATTGACGGGGCGATCCTTATGCTTTCGGCGCGTATTGATTACCAGCGGGAGGTCATTGCCGAACTCGCGGCCCTGGTCCCGTGCGTGCACTTGTTTTCCCCCGGGCATCCGGTGGCGACAGTGGACCATGCCTCGGTCAATGACGTGGCGATTGGCGCGCTGGCCTTCCAGGAGTTGCGGCAAAGCAATTGCGCCTCATACGTCACGATCAGCGCGAACCACGACATGCATGAAGCCCTGCTGGTACGCGGGCGGGCATTCCTGGACCGCGTGCAAAACTCCAGCCTGCCGGGACACTCACTGGCGCTGAAGATGTCAAAAGGGCAAAGCTCCCGAGTCTGGCCGCAGCCAACGACGGAGCTTGCGAGCCTGGCAGACCTGCCGGAGGTACTAGAGAAACTGCACAAGCAGTTGCCTGGACCGGTAGGATACTTCCTGACCCTGGAAAACGCAGCCCCCCGGGTCCATGAAGCCCTTGAGAGGCAGAGACTCATTTCCGATGGTCACGCCAAATTGGTGGTGGCGGGAACGACGCCCTACTTTGTGAGGGACCTGAAGCCGGCCCCCGTCCTGATTGACCTGTGCTTCCCGGATCTTGTGCGGGTGGCGCTGGACCGACTGGTGCAGCGGGTACTTCATTTCCCGGAAGACCGGGTCACCCTGCTGCTTTCTCCCATGATCGCAAAGAACTAA
- a CDS encoding glycosyl hydrolase 2 galactose-binding domain-containing protein yields MSSREAKNNPDLFAQIATSLSSERHSQLEEPALEKCPDNLLGLVKGDPGTQRPRFSRWKSAEEVQQALAELKGRMRPFLLDHAPELPSLRSVQRLRSFQWRIEEPEDRRAFENVQAGAGLWESVTVPHYGPPLGVATTLYRRLFTPTGELLEHPRQILCFGAVDYTCEVYLNGVCLRTHEGIFEPFEIDVTDYLLPGENVLLVRVHNDHTMLGEAFNDAFMDGDKVYAATGLGYDDPGEGWHHCPAGMGIWQQVRLEGRSRLAITDTFVRPHPDLNGIDLEIEVTGYGTDGLEKISLELEVFGQNFKTGPLVHDRHHPGGKNVRGFGDLDHATPEFEPALMGRGSNCIRLSLPLESPRLWDLETPWLYQLQVRLLDSDDKLLDTAARQFGMRSFTQETEGDNAPLGRFFLNGREIRLRGANTMGNIDMCVFRGDFEQLHEDILLAKLTHLNFLRLTQHPVQPEVYEACDRLGLLLQTDLPLFATIRSNQFLECVRQAEAMERLVRAHPSSALVSFINEPFPSARAKPHRFIDREQMEVFFQMARMAVRRQNPDRVIKNVDGDYDPPTGEGMPDNHCYCGWYIGHGVDLGYLHHGGWMPVKPGWHYGCGEFGSEGLDPLATMQEFYPAEWLPANGQGDGDWSPDVITRAQSGPFHYLWYPTPRSLEEWIEASQSHQEWITRLMTEAFRRKSGMNTFAIHLFIDAWPAGWMKTIMDVKRTPKPAWFTYRDALTPLAVFLRTDRHSGFGGERLPVEVWLANDLDESPEGLSVWYDVRSGDRLLAHGESPVQARRCAPTALGKIPVDLPEVVERESLEVGITLLREGRAVHESSVTLEVFPALKPVEALVATLPGDDGARKLLLQSGASEVDFCPQANTILIASAEAYYRNKQEVDAAVRAGATALLLNLPVGVHTLGSCRLEVREAGMGPRHFVSLAEGHPLVGDFRPQDFKFWYDEALGYASPILRTVLEAPGWTPILNSGNGDWQNPWCSVPVATEISDGEGCWRVCQVSLENRVRTNPVAHVFLLALLNAGAPQTSPLSSRLTANKVETSIRP; encoded by the coding sequence ATGAGCAGCCGTGAAGCAAAAAACAACCCCGATCTCTTTGCGCAAATCGCTACCAGTCTTTCGTCCGAGCGTCATAGCCAGCTCGAAGAGCCAGCGCTCGAAAAGTGTCCGGACAACCTGCTCGGTTTGGTAAAAGGCGATCCCGGCACGCAGCGCCCGCGGTTTTCCCGGTGGAAAAGCGCGGAGGAGGTTCAGCAGGCCCTGGCTGAACTCAAAGGCCGCATGCGGCCATTTTTACTCGATCATGCGCCGGAGCTTCCCTCCCTGCGGTCGGTTCAGCGGCTCAGGAGTTTTCAGTGGCGTATCGAGGAGCCGGAGGACCGCCGGGCGTTTGAGAATGTGCAGGCTGGGGCTGGTTTGTGGGAGAGCGTAACAGTTCCCCACTATGGTCCACCTCTGGGAGTGGCAACGACCCTCTATCGCAGGCTATTTACGCCGACAGGCGAGCTGCTTGAGCACCCGAGGCAAATCCTCTGTTTTGGCGCGGTAGATTACACCTGCGAGGTTTATCTCAATGGCGTATGCCTGCGCACGCACGAGGGGATTTTTGAGCCGTTCGAGATCGATGTAACCGATTATCTGCTCCCCGGGGAAAATGTCCTGCTGGTCCGGGTGCATAATGACCATACCATGCTGGGCGAGGCCTTCAATGATGCCTTCATGGACGGAGATAAAGTCTATGCGGCTACCGGACTGGGCTACGACGATCCGGGCGAAGGCTGGCACCACTGTCCGGCGGGGATGGGCATCTGGCAGCAGGTGCGACTGGAGGGGCGCTCCCGCTTGGCTATTACTGATACCTTTGTCCGCCCTCATCCCGACCTGAACGGGATCGACCTGGAAATCGAAGTCACCGGCTACGGGACAGATGGCCTCGAAAAAATCAGTCTGGAACTGGAGGTCTTCGGACAGAACTTCAAAACCGGCCCCCTCGTTCATGACCGTCACCATCCGGGCGGGAAAAATGTCCGCGGCTTCGGCGATCTCGACCATGCGACACCGGAGTTTGAACCGGCGCTGATGGGGCGGGGCTCGAACTGCATCCGCCTGAGCCTGCCGCTGGAGTCGCCCCGGCTGTGGGATCTGGAAACGCCCTGGCTCTACCAGTTGCAGGTGCGTCTGCTCGACAGCGATGACAAGCTTCTGGACACTGCGGCCCGGCAATTCGGGATGCGCAGCTTTACGCAGGAAACCGAAGGTGACAACGCCCCGCTGGGCAGATTTTTTCTCAACGGACGAGAGATCCGGCTGCGTGGGGCCAATACGATGGGCAACATCGATATGTGCGTCTTTCGGGGCGATTTCGAGCAGTTGCATGAGGATATTCTTCTGGCAAAGCTCACCCACCTCAATTTTCTGCGCCTGACCCAGCACCCCGTGCAGCCGGAAGTCTACGAAGCCTGTGACCGCCTGGGCTTGCTGTTGCAAACGGACCTGCCTCTTTTCGCCACTATCCGGAGCAACCAGTTTCTGGAGTGTGTGCGCCAGGCTGAGGCGATGGAGCGGCTGGTGCGCGCCCATCCCTCCAGTGCGCTGGTCTCCTTTATCAACGAGCCATTTCCTTCGGCCCGGGCAAAGCCGCACCGCTTCATTGACCGTGAGCAGATGGAGGTGTTTTTCCAGATGGCGCGGATGGCCGTGCGCCGCCAGAACCCGGACCGGGTGATCAAAAACGTGGACGGCGATTACGATCCGCCCACAGGGGAGGGGATGCCCGACAACCACTGCTACTGTGGCTGGTACATCGGCCACGGTGTGGATCTGGGTTACCTCCATCATGGCGGGTGGATGCCGGTCAAGCCCGGTTGGCACTACGGTTGCGGCGAGTTCGGGTCGGAGGGGCTGGACCCCCTGGCCACGATGCAGGAGTTTTACCCCGCCGAATGGCTGCCCGCAAACGGCCAGGGAGATGGAGACTGGAGCCCTGACGTTATCACCCGCGCCCAGTCCGGCCCGTTCCACTACCTGTGGTATCCGACTCCCCGCTCGCTGGAAGAGTGGATCGAGGCCAGCCAGAGTCACCAGGAGTGGATCACCCGGCTGATGACCGAAGCTTTCCGCCGCAAGAGCGGCATGAACACCTTTGCGATCCATTTGTTTATTGATGCCTGGCCAGCCGGATGGATGAAAACCATCATGGACGTGAAGCGTACGCCCAAGCCCGCCTGGTTTACCTACCGGGACGCGCTGACGCCTCTGGCTGTTTTTCTGCGCACGGACCGTCACAGCGGTTTCGGCGGGGAGCGACTCCCGGTCGAGGTATGGCTGGCCAATGATCTCGACGAGTCACCTGAGGGGTTGAGTGTCTGGTATGACGTGCGCTCGGGGGATCGCTTGCTGGCTCACGGAGAAAGTCCGGTGCAGGCTCGCCGTTGCGCGCCCACTGCCCTGGGAAAAATCCCCGTGGACCTGCCCGAGGTCGTGGAGCGTGAAAGCCTTGAGGTTGGCATCACGTTGCTGCGGGAGGGCAGGGCGGTCCACGAGTCCAGTGTCACGCTTGAGGTTTTCCCGGCGCTCAAGCCGGTCGAGGCTCTGGTCGCCACCCTGCCCGGTGACGACGGTGCCCGCAAGCTCCTGCTTCAGAGCGGGGCGAGCGAGGTGGACTTCTGTCCGCAGGCCAATACGATCCTGATCGCATCGGCGGAGGCTTACTACCGCAACAAGCAGGAGGTGGACGCGGCTGTCCGGGCTGGTGCCACCGCGCTGTTGCTGAACCTCCCGGTGGGCGTGCACACGCTTGGTAGTTGCAGGCTGGAGGTGCGCGAGGCCGGCATGGGGCCCCGCCACTTTGTCAGCCTGGCCGAGGGGCATCCCCTGGTGGGCGATTTCCGGCCGCAGGATTTCAAGTTCTGGTACGATGAGGCCCTCGGCTACGCCTCGCCGATTCTCCGCACGGTGCTTGAAGCCCCCGGTTGGACGCCGATTCTCAACAGCGGCAACGGCGACTGGCAGAACCCCTGGTGCTCGGTGCCGGTTGCCACGGAAATCAGCGACGGCGAAGGCTGCTGGCGCGTTTGCCAGGTCTCGCTGGAAAACCGCGTCCGCACCAACCCGGTCGCACATGTCTTTCTACTGGCCTTGCTCAATGCTGGGGCCCCGCAGACCTCGCCGTTGTCCTCCCGGCTGACGGCTAATAAGGTTGAAACTTCCATTCGGCCTTAA
- a CDS encoding MFS transporter produces the protein MEDAADKGAGAPELEASGPKLYKVGTLVYTRTALLTVLVWMLFGDLCLSIMESTVPAIVPLQLRWVGANDVIIGLFTAGIPAVLSLVFSPLVGIQSDRCRSRWGRRRPFIFLFTPGVVISLVLLGYSEPIAHALYAALPWDQFGITRSNVQMGLIGLFSSSFIIFNIYILSGYQFLFKDVVPEEVLGKFVGVYRAIGAIGGFLFNRYLFGNVDTHVSEIYVGSALVYAVAFLLMVWRVKEGEYPPPEPRPARRNIFRGIGDYCRVCFSHSFYLKIYTQGLCFWCAWVPFMTFIVFFATAANRDGYEETLGLSLGEFGKLKGWTMLLQVPVFFIAGALVDRFHPLRVLLAGSVLTFITYVGGFLFIGSSNGLLFWWLLNAVGCGVFLASYLAMLTRLLPAAKFGQFFSANSVIFQAGLALSPILCGALLEGIRDYRYVFIWSAAFSLVGAIFGVALFRQWKQLGGDEHYTPPETSSSAS, from the coding sequence ATGGAGGATGCCGCCGATAAAGGCGCGGGCGCGCCTGAGCTGGAAGCTTCCGGCCCCAAACTCTACAAGGTCGGAACACTTGTTTATACCCGCACGGCTCTATTGACCGTGCTGGTGTGGATGCTTTTCGGCGACCTGTGCCTGTCGATCATGGAATCGACTGTGCCCGCGATTGTACCGCTTCAGTTGCGCTGGGTCGGGGCCAACGACGTGATTATCGGGCTTTTTACGGCGGGGATTCCCGCCGTTTTGAGCCTTGTTTTCAGTCCGCTGGTCGGGATACAGAGCGACCGCTGCCGTAGTCGTTGGGGGCGTCGGCGGCCTTTCATTTTCCTGTTCACGCCGGGCGTGGTCATCAGCCTGGTGTTGCTCGGATACAGCGAGCCCATTGCCCATGCTCTCTATGCGGCGCTGCCCTGGGATCAGTTCGGGATCACCCGGAGCAATGTGCAAATGGGGCTGATCGGATTATTCTCCTCCAGCTTCATCATCTTTAACATCTACATCCTTTCGGGCTACCAGTTCCTGTTCAAGGACGTGGTGCCCGAAGAGGTTCTGGGCAAATTTGTCGGCGTTTATCGGGCCATCGGAGCCATTGGCGGATTCCTCTTCAACCGCTACCTCTTTGGCAACGTCGATACGCATGTCTCTGAAATCTATGTCGGCTCGGCGCTGGTGTATGCCGTCGCGTTTCTGCTCATGGTCTGGCGGGTCAAGGAGGGCGAATATCCTCCCCCGGAGCCGCGTCCGGCCCGGCGCAATATTTTCCGCGGCATCGGTGATTATTGCCGGGTCTGTTTCAGTCACTCGTTCTACCTGAAGATCTATACGCAGGGCCTGTGTTTCTGGTGTGCCTGGGTGCCGTTCATGACTTTCATCGTGTTTTTCGCTACGGCCGCCAACCGTGACGGCTATGAGGAAACGTTGGGCCTGAGCCTGGGCGAATTCGGTAAGCTCAAGGGCTGGACGATGCTGCTGCAGGTACCGGTATTCTTTATCGCGGGGGCACTGGTTGACCGTTTCCATCCCTTGCGTGTCCTGTTGGCCGGAAGCGTGCTTACGTTCATCACGTACGTGGGCGGGTTCCTTTTCATCGGCAGCAGCAACGGGTTGCTGTTTTGGTGGCTGCTTAACGCAGTGGGTTGCGGCGTCTTTCTGGCGTCCTATCTGGCCATGCTGACCCGCTTGCTCCCGGCGGCCAAATTCGGCCAGTTCTTCAGTGCCAACTCCGTCATTTTTCAGGCGGGGCTGGCCCTGTCGCCGATCCTGTGCGGCGCGCTGCTGGAGGGGATCCGCGACTATCGCTATGTTTTTATCTGGTCGGCCGCTTTTTCACTGGTGGGGGCCATCTTCGGTGTCGCGCTGTTCCGGCAGTGGAAGCAGCTTGGCGGTGACGAGCACTACACGCCCCCCGAGACTTCGTCATCCGCGTCCTGA
- a CDS encoding SGNH/GDSL hydrolase family protein gives MKAIVRPALALITLLLATSASGAQTPPASPFQDGSRVVAVGDSITNAGLYQGYVYLYHLTRFPERQIDIFNAGISGDTAQGASDRYGWDIEPLDGNAASVMFGMNDVSGSDLYPADGQGADIEAKRLQRVDAYEANMRALVKRLMDDGIDPILLTPSPYDDTSTMEAANQPGRNAVLAECGRRVEAIAAENGLVVVDFNTPMTELNQRLQQDDPAFTLVGKDRVHPGESGHLVMAYLYLKGLNAPADVARVSLDARTGAVADEYRCAVSNVKRSADSLSFDYLAEGIPFPVSDGARPALDWIPFTDELNREMLTITDLPKGSYRLSIDGKAITTLTAAELGAGVNLTAYPDTPQNQQAKQVQSLYNAKYRSPIAKLRAIAFVEHACCRGMPHPLTLQQVEPKLENWVASARGKPYQGYFRKCADEYKLNKPQQLSLMEQAEQALPAIRAAAQPRQHQISVTRI, from the coding sequence ATGAAAGCCATTGTCCGTCCTGCGCTTGCCCTGATAACACTCCTGCTGGCCACGTCTGCCAGCGGAGCCCAAACGCCGCCGGCGTCGCCTTTTCAGGATGGCAGCCGGGTTGTCGCCGTGGGCGACAGCATCACCAATGCCGGCCTGTACCAAGGCTACGTCTATCTCTATCATCTGACGCGGTTCCCGGAGCGGCAGATTGACATATTCAACGCCGGAATCTCGGGGGATACCGCCCAGGGTGCGTCTGATCGCTATGGTTGGGATATCGAACCGCTCGATGGCAATGCGGCCTCCGTCATGTTTGGCATGAACGACGTGTCCGGTTCGGATCTGTACCCGGCGGATGGGCAGGGCGCGGATATTGAGGCCAAGCGCCTCCAGCGCGTTGACGCCTATGAGGCCAATATGCGGGCGCTGGTCAAGCGCCTGATGGATGACGGTATCGACCCGATCCTGCTGACCCCCTCTCCGTACGACGACACCTCAACTATGGAGGCCGCCAACCAACCGGGCCGCAACGCCGTGCTGGCTGAGTGCGGGCGGCGCGTCGAGGCCATCGCCGCTGAGAACGGCCTCGTCGTGGTGGATTTCAACACCCCGATGACCGAGCTGAACCAGCGTCTCCAGCAGGATGACCCGGCTTTTACGCTTGTCGGCAAAGACCGCGTGCACCCCGGTGAGAGCGGGCATCTCGTCATGGCCTACCTTTACCTGAAGGGCTTGAACGCCCCCGCCGATGTTGCCCGTGTCAGCCTGGATGCCCGGACGGGGGCTGTCGCCGACGAGTACCGCTGCGCGGTCAGCAACGTCAAGCGCAGCGCCGACAGCCTCAGCTTCGACTATCTGGCGGAGGGGATTCCCTTCCCCGTCAGCGATGGCGCTCGCCCCGCGCTCGACTGGATTCCTTTTACTGACGAGCTTAACCGCGAGATGCTGACCATCACCGACCTGCCCAAGGGAAGCTACCGCCTGAGCATCGACGGCAAGGCCATTACCACCTTGACGGCTGCGGAGTTGGGAGCCGGGGTCAACCTCACCGCTTATCCCGACACCCCGCAGAATCAGCAGGCTAAGCAAGTGCAGAGTCTGTACAATGCCAAGTATCGTTCGCCCATCGCGAAGCTCCGCGCGATCGCCTTTGTCGAGCATGCCTGTTGCCGCGGAATGCCGCACCCGCTGACGCTGCAGCAGGTGGAGCCCAAGCTGGAAAACTGGGTCGCCTCGGCCAGGGGTAAGCCGTATCAGGGCTACTTCCGCAAATGTGCCGACGAATACAAGCTGAACAAGCCCCAGCAGCTGAGCCTGATGGAGCAGGCCGAGCAGGCGCTGCCCGCCATTCGTGCGGCTGCCCAGCCTCGGCAGCATCAAATATCGGTTACCCGTATTTAG
- a CDS encoding right-handed parallel beta-helix repeat-containing protein codes for MTRRPFLLPLAIILATCGCSRSVEKQTIEASPPPPPSSSLQRYYVSATGSDEAAGTQEAPFATLERARDRIRELRHTGKLATEGAEIVLVGDISLRKEPLTLTSKDSGTEQAPLRIMSAPGKQARLSGGISVPLADFTPVTKPETLARIPENARGHVLEIDLRARGISQFEPLPLFGHSMSFLQQQTQYRIGRQASEIFLGGTPLQIARWPNTDYTKTGKVSDKGDIIRSWMEDQKGAKHADSPYVPPAERPATPRGFTFEFDPAKVAQWSTAPDAMMHGYWYHNWSDQAVQVESFDTKTNTIRSVQPSGYGIKEGQRFYIYNLIEELDTPGEWYLDREHGILYLYPPASTSADASVDISLTSNPLLLTQNAAHIRIEGLEFSTGRSNAISINNGENIQIQNCTITNFGGSGISINGGQNHIVNQSVITNTGIGGISAKGGDTGTLQPGGHLISNSTIRNYARIEKTYRPAISLTGVGNSAIGNDISDGTHVGIIFSGNNHLIERNYIHDVCQESDDASAIYAGRSWTSRGTVIRYNLMRDITGFKQGTHRVSGIYLDDGFSGTTVEGNIFINVAQGLMFNGGRDNSAINNIFIDVENMMRATDMREAYTTWAAPAWKTLNDDLAKAPLNQPAWAAAYPELLTLKDDSPAIPKGDAIYDNLLFQTPIIMGKKGIHDAVVEYGDVDDNITIDTPPGHFDPATNRFVPNADSGLFNLIPELKEIPFANIGPDQPEGR; via the coding sequence ATGACCCGACGCCCCTTCCTCCTCCCCCTGGCAATAATCCTGGCCACCTGCGGCTGCTCACGCTCCGTCGAAAAGCAAACAATTGAAGCAAGCCCCCCTCCGCCTCCCTCCTCTTCCCTCCAGCGCTACTACGTCTCCGCTACGGGCTCAGACGAGGCCGCAGGCACCCAGGAAGCCCCCTTCGCCACCCTCGAACGCGCCAGGGATCGCATCCGCGAACTCAGGCACACAGGCAAACTCGCCACGGAGGGCGCAGAGATCGTCCTCGTCGGAGACATCTCCCTCCGAAAAGAGCCGCTAACTCTCACCTCAAAAGACTCCGGCACCGAGCAGGCCCCCCTCAGGATAATGTCGGCCCCCGGAAAACAGGCGCGACTGAGCGGCGGCATCAGCGTGCCTCTGGCCGATTTCACCCCTGTCACCAAGCCCGAGACCCTCGCACGCATCCCCGAGAACGCCCGCGGCCACGTCCTGGAAATTGACTTGCGGGCGCGCGGCATATCCCAATTTGAGCCGCTCCCGCTCTTCGGGCACAGCATGTCCTTTCTTCAACAACAAACCCAATACCGGATCGGGCGCCAGGCATCGGAAATCTTCCTCGGCGGCACCCCTCTTCAAATCGCCCGCTGGCCGAATACCGACTACACCAAGACGGGCAAAGTCAGCGACAAGGGCGACATCATCCGATCCTGGATGGAAGACCAAAAAGGCGCCAAACACGCGGACAGTCCCTACGTCCCGCCAGCAGAGCGCCCGGCCACACCCCGCGGTTTTACTTTTGAGTTCGACCCGGCCAAGGTCGCCCAATGGAGCACGGCCCCCGATGCCATGATGCACGGCTACTGGTACCACAACTGGAGCGACCAGGCCGTTCAGGTCGAGTCCTTCGACACCAAGACGAACACCATTCGCTCCGTCCAGCCCAGCGGCTACGGCATCAAAGAAGGCCAACGCTTCTATATCTACAACCTGATCGAAGAACTCGACACCCCCGGAGAATGGTACCTGGACCGTGAACACGGCATTCTCTACCTCTACCCGCCCGCCTCCACCAGCGCGGATGCCTCAGTGGATATTTCACTCACCAGCAACCCGCTTCTGCTCACACAGAACGCCGCCCATATCCGCATCGAAGGCCTCGAATTCTCCACCGGGCGCAGCAACGCCATCAGCATTAACAACGGAGAAAACATTCAGATCCAGAACTGCACGATAACCAACTTCGGCGGCAGCGGCATCAGTATCAACGGCGGGCAAAACCACATCGTCAACCAGTCGGTAATCACCAATACCGGCATCGGCGGCATCAGCGCCAAGGGCGGAGATACGGGCACGCTTCAGCCCGGCGGGCACCTGATCAGCAATTCCACCATCCGCAACTACGCGCGCATCGAAAAGACCTACCGGCCCGCCATCTCACTCACCGGAGTGGGCAACTCCGCCATCGGCAACGATATCTCCGATGGCACCCATGTCGGCATCATTTTCTCCGGCAACAACCACCTGATTGAGCGCAACTACATCCACGATGTCTGCCAGGAGTCGGACGACGCTTCCGCTATCTACGCCGGACGCTCCTGGACCTCGCGCGGCACCGTCATCCGCTACAACCTGATGCGCGACATCACTGGCTTCAAACAGGGCACCCACCGGGTTTCCGGCATTTATCTGGACGACGGGTTTTCCGGCACAACCGTCGAGGGCAACATCTTCATCAACGTCGCCCAGGGACTCATGTTCAACGGCGGCCGCGACAACAGCGCCATCAACAACATCTTTATCGATGTCGAAAACATGATGCGAGCGACCGACATGCGCGAGGCCTACACCACCTGGGCCGCCCCGGCCTGGAAAACCCTGAACGATGACTTGGCCAAAGCCCCCCTTAATCAGCCAGCCTGGGCGGCGGCCTACCCCGAGTTGCTGACACTCAAAGACGATAGCCCGGCCATTCCCAAGGGTGACGCCATTTACGACAACCTGCTCTTCCAAACCCCGATCATTATGGGCAAGAAAGGCATCCATGATGCCGTCGTCGAGTACGGCGATGTTGACGACAACATAACCATCGACACCCCGCCCGGACACTTCGACCCGGCAACCAACCGCTTCGTCCCCAACGCCGACTCCGGTCTCTTCAACCTGATCCCGGAACTGAAGGAAATCCCCTTCGCCAATATCGGCCCGGACCAGCCCGAGGGAAGGTAA